Proteins encoded within one genomic window of Rossellomorea vietnamensis:
- the yqfD gene encoding sporulation protein YqfD, which yields MKNQWFTFLRGKVFVKMEGRLVERVINQLLRAGITIWNVKRAGTETITFYLSLEDVHNFRRAVRASECKVTFLRGQGVPFLFKRSLKNSGFMIGGLAFFVIVFLLSNMVWGIEIKGASPQTEHSIRKELEAMGVSKGKMQFSIPDVENIQRELSYRMNNITWVGVELQGTTFHFQVVEKNAPVPSESTGLQHIVAKKKAIITDMFVEEGDPQVNVNDYVNKGQLLVSGLIGNEKEPKGVSAKAKILGETWYKTSVELPLKSRFIVFSGNEKRKHYLGFGSMNIQVWGFGKAEFKDVVVEETKKPLRFLKWELPVYYIDRSMKEKEDVERTYTKSEAIKAAKKLAKSNLESSLPEDAEIRGEKILQEKVENGKVRVTIHFKVIENIAEGQPLIQGD from the coding sequence TTGAAGAATCAATGGTTCACCTTTCTGAGGGGAAAGGTATTTGTGAAAATGGAAGGCAGATTAGTTGAGCGGGTCATCAATCAATTGCTCCGCGCTGGTATCACAATCTGGAACGTGAAGAGAGCGGGAACGGAGACGATCACCTTTTACTTATCCTTAGAAGATGTACATAACTTCCGAAGAGCGGTACGGGCATCTGAGTGTAAAGTGACATTTCTAAGAGGGCAGGGGGTTCCCTTTCTATTCAAGAGATCACTGAAAAATTCGGGCTTCATGATTGGTGGACTGGCATTCTTCGTCATCGTATTCCTTCTTTCCAATATGGTGTGGGGCATCGAAATCAAAGGTGCGTCACCTCAAACCGAGCACAGTATACGAAAGGAACTGGAGGCGATGGGTGTTTCCAAGGGGAAGATGCAGTTCTCCATACCCGATGTTGAGAACATCCAGCGTGAGTTATCCTACAGGATGAATAACATCACATGGGTGGGGGTGGAGTTACAGGGGACAACCTTTCACTTTCAAGTCGTGGAAAAGAATGCGCCTGTTCCATCTGAATCAACCGGCCTGCAGCATATTGTCGCCAAAAAGAAAGCCATCATCACCGACATGTTTGTAGAAGAAGGGGATCCCCAGGTGAACGTCAATGACTACGTCAATAAAGGGCAGCTCCTTGTATCGGGTCTGATCGGGAATGAAAAGGAGCCGAAGGGAGTCTCGGCGAAAGCGAAGATATTGGGGGAAACATGGTATAAGACATCGGTTGAACTCCCGTTGAAGTCACGATTTATCGTGTTCAGCGGAAACGAGAAAAGAAAACATTATCTCGGCTTCGGTTCAATGAATATCCAAGTATGGGGATTCGGGAAAGCGGAATTCAAGGATGTCGTTGTGGAAGAAACGAAAAAGCCACTGCGTTTTTTGAAATGGGAACTTCCGGTTTATTATATTGATCGCAGCATGAAAGAGAAAGAGGACGTGGAGAGGACCTATACGAAATCCGAGGCGATCAAGGCCGCGAAGAAGCTTGCCAAAAGTAATCTGGAATCCTCCCTCCCGGAAGATGCAGAAATAAGAGGGGAAAAAATTTTGCAAGAAAAGGTGGAGAATGGTAAAGTTAGGGTAACCATTCACTTCAAAGTAATAGAAAATATTGCAGAAGGACAACCACTTATTCAAGGAGACTAA
- a CDS encoding NfeD family protein, whose product MRRSILVLLMLILGFSFIQPLISSAADSDRVYVIPIQKEVERGLHAFLERAIKDAEDHNAELIIFDIDTPGGLVDAAGDIGQLLDGIDAKTIAFVNDHALSAGAFISLHADEIYMVPNGQMGAAAVIDQEGNAADKKAQSYWLSAMKSAAESNGRDPQYALAMADESLVIEELGIEKGELLTLGSKEAKEIGYSEGTVKNLDELYETLGVDKASVKRVDETFAEKLARFITNPVVVPILLSLASIGLIVELYSPGFGIAGSIGLISLVLFFYGHLVAGLAGYETILLFIIGIILIVAEFFLPGGIAGVLGIGAILASIMLAGGDMVQMGISLLIALFIAVATVIIFVKVFGKKMKFFNKIILNDSTSTESGYVSNANRLDLIGKTGVTKTPLRPSGTVIVEEERIDAVTEGGFIKAGEKVKIVKVEGSRIVVRDIS is encoded by the coding sequence TTGAGGAGAAGTATACTTGTATTATTGATGCTGATTCTTGGGTTCAGCTTTATTCAGCCGCTGATCAGTTCAGCAGCGGATTCGGATAGGGTATACGTGATTCCCATTCAAAAGGAAGTGGAAAGAGGTCTTCATGCCTTTTTGGAAAGGGCGATTAAAGATGCGGAAGACCATAATGCGGAACTGATCATTTTCGATATTGACACACCTGGGGGATTGGTTGATGCCGCGGGCGATATCGGACAGCTCCTGGATGGGATCGATGCAAAAACGATTGCGTTTGTAAATGACCATGCCCTGTCTGCGGGAGCATTCATTTCCCTCCATGCAGATGAAATCTATATGGTACCAAATGGCCAGATGGGTGCAGCAGCAGTCATTGATCAGGAGGGGAATGCGGCGGATAAGAAAGCCCAGAGCTACTGGCTGTCTGCCATGAAAAGTGCCGCTGAATCAAATGGGAGAGATCCTCAATATGCTCTGGCCATGGCAGATGAGTCCCTTGTAATAGAAGAGCTGGGGATCGAAAAAGGTGAACTGTTGACGCTGGGATCAAAGGAAGCGAAGGAAATAGGGTATTCAGAGGGGACAGTGAAGAACCTCGATGAATTGTATGAAACCCTTGGAGTGGATAAAGCTTCTGTGAAACGGGTGGATGAAACGTTCGCGGAAAAACTCGCCCGCTTCATCACAAATCCTGTGGTTGTTCCGATTCTTTTATCCCTGGCAAGCATCGGTCTGATTGTGGAACTGTATTCACCCGGTTTTGGAATTGCCGGTTCTATCGGCTTGATTTCCCTTGTATTATTCTTTTATGGACACTTGGTTGCAGGACTTGCGGGATATGAAACCATTCTTCTTTTCATCATTGGTATCATCCTTATAGTCGCAGAATTTTTCCTCCCCGGGGGAATTGCGGGGGTGCTCGGTATAGGGGCGATCCTTGCAAGTATTATGTTGGCAGGGGGCGATATGGTGCAAATGGGAATCTCTCTTTTGATCGCTTTATTCATTGCCGTTGCAACAGTGATTATCTTTGTAAAGGTGTTTGGTAAAAAGATGAAATTTTTTAACAAAATCATTTTAAACGATTCCACCAGCACAGAAAGCGGATATGTATCCAATGCCAATCGATTGGATTTAATTGGGAAAACCGGCGTGACCAAAACACCTTTAAGGCCATCCGGAACCGTCATCGTGGAGGAAGAAAGAATCGATGCAGTGACAGAAGGCGGCTTTATCAAAGCGGGTGAAAAGGTTAAAATTGTGAAGGTGGAAGGGTCAAGGATTGTAGTAAGAGACATTTCATAA
- a CDS encoding PhoH family protein — protein sequence MSDEILMKLQLENPNEAIALFGVSDSHLKLIEQELHVSIVTRGEELLVSGKEEDVSLAVDISDRLVAVIRKGINIGQRDVHYAIEMGRQGTLEYFTELYNEEITKNAKGKSIRVKTLGQRQYIQSIKKHDMVFGIGPAGTGKTYLAVVMAVHALKNGQVKKIILTRPAVEAGESLGFLPGDLKEKVDPYLRPLYDALHDVLGAEHTARLIERGTIEIAPLAYMRGRTLDDAFVILDEAQNTTKAQMKMFLTRLGFDSKMIITGDRSQVDLPRGSESGLISSERILKDVKGVSFIYLDQADVVRHPLVAKIIDAYETTEK from the coding sequence ATGTCAGATGAAATCTTAATGAAATTACAACTTGAAAACCCTAATGAAGCCATCGCTTTGTTCGGTGTTTCAGATTCTCACCTTAAATTAATAGAACAGGAATTACACGTTTCGATCGTAACAAGAGGCGAAGAGTTGCTGGTTTCAGGTAAAGAAGAAGATGTAAGTCTCGCCGTTGATATTTCTGATCGACTGGTGGCCGTGATCCGTAAAGGGATCAATATCGGCCAGCGTGATGTCCATTATGCCATAGAAATGGGCAGACAAGGGACGCTTGAATATTTTACAGAGTTGTACAATGAAGAGATTACTAAGAACGCCAAAGGTAAATCGATCCGGGTGAAGACCTTGGGGCAGCGCCAATACATCCAATCCATCAAGAAGCATGATATGGTGTTCGGGATCGGGCCTGCCGGGACGGGGAAGACCTATTTAGCCGTTGTCATGGCTGTACATGCCTTAAAGAACGGGCAGGTCAAGAAGATCATCCTGACGAGGCCTGCCGTGGAAGCGGGTGAAAGCCTTGGGTTCCTTCCGGGTGACTTGAAGGAGAAGGTGGATCCTTATCTCCGTCCCCTGTATGATGCCCTGCATGATGTACTGGGAGCAGAGCATACCGCCCGCCTGATCGAGAGGGGGACCATCGAAATCGCTCCCCTTGCATATATGAGGGGACGTACACTGGATGACGCGTTCGTGATCCTTGATGAGGCCCAGAATACTACGAAGGCACAAATGAAAATGTTCCTGACAAGGCTTGGTTTTGATTCCAAGATGATCATCACGGGAGACCGTTCCCAGGTGGATCTGCCCAGGGGCAGCGAGTCAGGATTGATTTCTTCTGAACGGATTTTAAAAGATGTTAAAGGAGTGTCGTTCATTTATCTCGATCAAGCCGATGTAGTCCGTCATCCGTTGGTCGCGAAAATTATCGATGCCTATGAAACAACCGAAAAATAG
- the yqfC gene encoding sporulation protein YqfC, which translates to MAKSFLQHMRKWMTQKMDLPEDVMMDLPRVTMIGQIHIYIENHRGLLTFTDREVRLLLKQGQLLIKGEQFVIKMILPEEILLQGKIVEVIYLEQ; encoded by the coding sequence ATGGCAAAAAGCTTTTTACAACATATGCGTAAATGGATGACACAGAAAATGGATTTACCCGAAGATGTCATGATGGACCTTCCTCGCGTCACAATGATTGGACAAATTCATATCTATATAGAAAATCACCGGGGTCTGTTGACCTTCACAGATCGGGAGGTGCGGCTTCTGCTTAAACAGGGTCAACTGTTAATAAAAGGGGAGCAATTTGTCATCAAGATGATCCTTCCGGAAGAAATTCTCCTTCAGGGGAAGATCGTAGAAGTGATCTATTTAGAACAATAG
- the floA gene encoding flotillin-like protein FloA (flotillin-like protein involved in membrane lipid rafts), whose protein sequence is MGPSTILLLVAIVVGIIVLAVLFTFVPVMLWISAIAAGVRISIFTLVGMRLRRVIPSRVINPLIKAHKAGITVTINQLESHYLAGGNVDRVVNALIAAHRANIELTFERAAAIDLAGRDVLEAVQMSVNPKVIETPFIAGVAMDGIEVKAKARITVRANIDRLVGGAGEETIVARVGEGIVSTIGSSDNHKKVLENPDLISQTVLSKGLDAGTAFEILSIDIADVDIGKNIGAELQTEQAEADKNIAQAKAEERRAMAVANEQEMKARVEEMRAKVVEAEAEVPLAMAEALRSGNIGVMDYMNLKNIDADTEMRDSIGKLTGDKKDSKSDK, encoded by the coding sequence ATAGGACCAAGTACGATTTTACTGCTCGTTGCGATTGTGGTGGGCATTATCGTTTTAGCTGTATTATTTACATTTGTACCAGTCATGCTGTGGATTTCAGCAATCGCGGCAGGAGTCAGGATCAGTATTTTCACACTGGTTGGGATGAGATTAAGGCGTGTTATCCCGAGCCGTGTGATCAATCCATTAATTAAAGCCCATAAGGCAGGAATCACGGTAACGATCAACCAGCTGGAGAGTCACTATTTAGCTGGCGGTAACGTAGACAGAGTGGTCAATGCACTGATTGCGGCTCATCGTGCAAATATTGAATTGACGTTTGAGCGTGCTGCGGCGATTGACCTTGCAGGTCGTGACGTACTTGAAGCGGTTCAAATGAGTGTTAACCCTAAAGTGATTGAAACTCCGTTCATCGCTGGTGTGGCCATGGATGGGATCGAAGTGAAGGCGAAGGCGCGTATCACGGTCCGTGCGAATATCGATCGTCTTGTCGGTGGTGCCGGTGAAGAAACGATCGTTGCCCGTGTCGGGGAAGGGATTGTATCAACGATCGGTTCATCCGACAATCACAAAAAGGTATTGGAAAACCCGGACTTGATTTCTCAGACAGTCCTATCAAAAGGTCTGGACGCAGGTACGGCATTCGAGATCCTCTCGATTGATATTGCGGACGTTGATATCGGCAAGAATATCGGAGCAGAACTGCAAACAGAACAAGCGGAAGCTGATAAGAACATTGCCCAGGCGAAAGCGGAAGAACGAAGAGCGATGGCCGTTGCCAATGAGCAGGAAATGAAAGCAAGAGTAGAAGAAATGAGAGCGAAGGTTGTGGAAGCGGAAGCAGAAGTACCCCTTGCCATGGCTGAAGCACTCAGGTCAGGGAACATCGGTGTGATGGACTACATGAACTTGAAGAATATCGATGCCGATACAGAAATGAGAGACTCGATCGGAAAGCTGACAGGGGATAAAAAAGATTCGAAGAGTGATAAGTAA
- a CDS encoding HD family phosphohydrolase has protein sequence MQTHPFLLKIRSFLSYRLFTNLLFVLLGIIVFGVLYGNVKPKTLDINLYEDAPTTIRAPKKFVDKEATAKKKEEAKAEVASVYTPKEGAIDNSTSLIHSLLESVNEVKDESKQQAGDEENLKPPTSTDTTEQLKLLKAKLPKDKNNNVTNSLSDDVLKTLLEASEDDLSRVETIVTTQMKIIMENGVKEEELNEAKLNLEQRITNYSFKGDLSTAAVKLGKVAIEPTLYYDAEKTDELKKLAEANVEKVEIIEGGVIVEDGDLITPKTYSILKSLGMVEDTFSFKPYVGLALFVLVVIGSLYYFFYTLEVTEERKQNYLILTSIVFVISLLIMKIVGLIEQLEINDIAFILPAAFTGMILRILLNERIAMMMVFILSACSSIVFHQQFNGSIDIEIAIYTLFSGVSGILFLVSRNQRSNILRAGIYVALVNILILGFLILLSGTSYSNSEYVYYIVFALVSGIMSSILTIGFLPFFEAGFGILSSMRLVELSSPTQPLLKKLLTDAPGTYHHSVMVANLAEAACEAIGANGLLARVGCYYHDVGKSKRPHFFIENQLNMGNPHDRVSPETSRDVIISHASDGAQMLRKHKLPKEIIDIAEQHHGTTLLKFFYYKAKEQGKDVKEEEYRYPGPKPQTREAAVISIADSVEAAVRSKKSPTQAEIQKLVHSIVQDRLQDGQFNECDISLKQLETVKRSLCETLNGIFHPRIEYPELQAKGEEA, from the coding sequence ATGCAAACTCACCCATTTCTACTCAAAATCAGGAGCTTTCTCAGCTACCGATTATTTACCAATCTCTTATTTGTGCTGCTCGGCATCATTGTTTTCGGTGTCCTGTATGGAAATGTGAAACCGAAAACGCTGGATATAAATTTATATGAAGATGCCCCCACCACGATAAGGGCACCCAAGAAATTCGTCGATAAGGAGGCCACTGCCAAGAAGAAGGAAGAAGCAAAGGCAGAAGTGGCGAGTGTATATACTCCGAAAGAAGGGGCGATCGATAACTCTACTTCATTGATCCACTCTCTGTTGGAAAGTGTAAATGAAGTGAAGGATGAGTCGAAACAGCAGGCGGGGGATGAGGAAAATCTAAAACCGCCTACAAGCACGGATACAACTGAACAGCTGAAGCTCCTGAAAGCCAAATTGCCGAAGGATAAAAATAATAATGTCACCAATAGTTTGAGTGATGATGTGTTAAAAACCCTCCTGGAGGCGTCAGAAGATGACCTGTCCCGTGTAGAGACCATCGTTACCACACAAATGAAAATCATCATGGAAAACGGCGTGAAAGAGGAAGAATTAAATGAAGCGAAATTGAATCTGGAACAACGGATCACAAACTATTCATTTAAAGGTGATTTATCCACCGCTGCCGTCAAGCTGGGGAAAGTCGCCATTGAGCCGACGCTTTATTACGATGCTGAAAAAACCGATGAGTTAAAGAAGCTCGCCGAGGCAAACGTGGAAAAGGTTGAAATCATCGAAGGCGGGGTCATCGTAGAGGACGGGGACCTGATCACACCTAAAACATACAGCATACTGAAATCCCTGGGGATGGTGGAGGATACATTCTCCTTCAAACCGTATGTCGGACTGGCACTCTTTGTCCTTGTGGTGATAGGTTCACTATATTATTTCTTCTACACACTTGAAGTCACCGAGGAAAGAAAGCAAAATTACTTGATCCTCACAAGCATCGTATTTGTCATATCACTCCTGATCATGAAGATCGTAGGACTGATCGAGCAGCTGGAAATCAATGATATTGCCTTCATATTGCCGGCAGCGTTCACAGGTATGATATTGAGGATCCTACTTAATGAACGGATCGCCATGATGATGGTATTCATCCTATCTGCCTGCTCGAGTATCGTATTCCACCAGCAATTCAACGGTTCAATCGATATCGAAATTGCGATTTATACGTTATTCAGCGGTGTATCAGGTATCCTTTTCCTTGTCAGCCGAAATCAGCGTTCGAATATTTTAAGGGCCGGGATTTACGTAGCCCTTGTCAATATCCTGATCCTGGGATTTTTAATCCTATTAAGCGGTACTTCCTATTCGAATAGTGAATATGTGTATTATATTGTATTTGCCCTGGTATCGGGGATCATGTCTTCCATCCTCACGATCGGTTTCCTCCCGTTTTTTGAAGCGGGATTCGGGATTCTTTCATCCATGAGACTGGTCGAGCTCTCTAGCCCTACACAGCCGTTATTGAAGAAGCTGTTGACCGATGCGCCCGGCACCTATCATCACAGTGTCATGGTGGCGAACCTTGCGGAAGCCGCGTGTGAAGCCATCGGGGCTAACGGGTTACTCGCCAGGGTCGGATGCTACTATCATGATGTAGGAAAGTCCAAACGTCCGCATTTCTTCATTGAAAATCAGCTGAATATGGGGAATCCCCATGACAGGGTCTCGCCTGAAACAAGCAGGGATGTTATTATTAGTCATGCTTCAGATGGAGCGCAGATGCTCCGGAAACATAAATTGCCAAAGGAAATCATCGACATCGCCGAGCAGCATCACGGAACGACGCTGTTGAAATTTTTCTATTATAAGGCAAAAGAACAAGGGAAAGATGTTAAGGAAGAAGAATACCGTTATCCAGGTCCTAAACCTCAGACGAGGGAAGCGGCTGTCATAAGCATCGCGGATAGTGTAGAAGCGGCTGTCAGGTCGAAGAAATCACCCACCCAGGCAGAAATTCAAAAGCTTGTCCATTCGATCGTACAAGACCGCCTGCAGGACGGACAGTTTAATGAATGTGATATTTCAT